Proteins found in one Quercus robur chromosome 2, dhQueRobu3.1, whole genome shotgun sequence genomic segment:
- the LOC126714947 gene encoding WAT1-related protein At3g28050-like: MGGRYCYKDVWPFTALVTMECINVGLNTLFKAATLQGMSYHVFVVYAYAIAALVLFPAPFISRRSRVLPPLNFSIMSKIGLLGIIGSSSQIMGYTGINYSSPTLASAISNLVPAFTFILAIIFRMEKVALRSTSSQAKILGTIISISGAFVVTLYKGPPIVIAQKSSVSLNQPLNSLKSNWVIGGLLLTAEYILVPLWYIVQAQIMKEYPNELTVIFFYNLTVSIIAAVVGLMTEKNPNAWRLRPNIALVSVVCSGIFGSFINNTVHAWALRVKGPLFVAMFKPLSIAIAVAMGVMFLSDTLHLGSLVGATIISFGFYTVMWGKAKEEIGVDHEVGSLESPSTTQKTPLLQSYKAQEV, from the exons atgggagggAGGTATTGTTACAAAGATGTGTGGCCCTTCACAGCCCTGGTGACAATGGAGTGTATCAACGTTGGGTTAAACACTCTGTTCAAGGCCGCCACTTTACAAGGGATGAGTTACCATGTCTTTGTTGTCTATGCTTATGCTATTGCTGCTCTTGTTCTCTTTCCTGCACCTTTTATCTCCAGaag ATCAAGGGTGCTTCCTCCCCTTAACTTTTCCATAATGTCCAAAATTGGTCTTCTTGGAATCATAGG GAGTTCATCTCAGATCATGGGATATACAGGCATCAATTACAGTTCTCCAACACTTGCTTCAGCCATCAGCAACTTGGTGCCAGCCTTTACCTTCATACTTGCCATcattttcag GATGGAAAAGGTGGCATTGAGAAGCACAAGCAGTCAAGCAAAAATCTTGGGCACCATAATATCAATATCAGGTGCATTTGTAGTGACTCTCTACAAAGGCCCGCCAATCGTCATTGCTCAAAAATCATCAGTTTCACTTAATCAACCTCTAAACTCATTAAAATCAAATTGGGTAATTGGTGGACTTCTACTCACAGCTGAATATATTTTGGTTCCACTATGGTACATTGTTCAG GCACAAATTATGAAGGAGTACCCAAATGAACTTACTGTAATATTCTTTTACAATCTAACTGTTAGCATCATAGCTGCAGTTGTAGGTTTAATGACAGAAAAAAATCCAAATGCTTGGAGATTGAGGCCAAATATAGCATTGGTCTCGGTTGTGTGCTCG GGAATTTTTGGATCATTCATAAACAACACAGTTCATGCGTGGGCATTGCGCGTGAAAGGACCTCTCTTTGTAGCAATGTTCAAGCCCTTGTCGATTGCCATTGCTGTTGCCATGGGTGTTATGTTCCTTAGTGACACCCTCCATCTTGGCAG TCTTGTTGGAGCAACAATAATATCTTTCGGCTTCTACACTGTAATGTGGGGAAAAGCCAAAGAGGAGATTGGTGTGGACCATGAAGTTGGTAGCCTGGAATCACCATCTACCACTCAAAAGACCCCTCTATTGCAGAGCTATAAAGCTCAAGAGGTATAA
- the LOC126714946 gene encoding protease Do-like 9, producing MKRKRGHHKPQNPSTATSPNDIVPIPTTEPGTTDPNNPSSSPTRGRGGGARPRKNPRPNIAASPERRGSRHADQNGDFTHSTTTNTAATAIAATTSDAVGVSEPVKWETVVKVVPSMDAVVKVFCVHTEPNFSLMWQRKRQYSSSSSGFIIGGRRVLTNAHSVEHHTQVKLKKRGSDTKYLATVLAIGTECDIALLTVSDDEFWEGVSPVEFGDLPALQDAVTVVGYPIGGDTISVTSGVVSRIEILSYVHGSTELLGLQIDAAINSGNSGGPAFNDKGKCVGIAFQSLKHEDVENIGYVIPTPVIEHFIKDYEKNGAYTGFPILGVEWQKMENPDLRIAMGMESDQKGVRIRRIEPTAPESQVLKPSDVILSFDGINIANDGTVPFRQGERIGFSYLVSQKYTGDYALVKVLRDSKVLEFNIKLATHKRLIPAHIRGRPPSYYIIAGFVFTSVSVPYLRSEYGKDYEFDAPVKLLDKHLHAMAESVDEQLVVISQVLVADINIGYEDIVNTQVHAFNGKPVKNLKSLASMVESCEEEYLKFELEYQQIVVLQTKTAKAATLDILATHCIPSAMSDDLKIDSRL from the exons ATGAAACGAAAACGGGGTCATCataaaccccaaaacccaagcACAGCAACATCACCAAACGACATCGTTCCAATCCCAACCACCGAACCCGGTACCACCGACCCAAACAACCCCTCATCCTCCCCCACCAGAGGACGCGGCGGTGGGGCCCGTCCACGCAAGAACCCGCGCCCAAACATAGCGGCTTCACCCGAACGCCGCGGCTCAAGGCACGCTGACCAAAACGGCGACTTCACCCACTCTACGACGACCAATACAGCAGCAACAGCGATAGCTGCTACGACGTCGGACGCGGTTGGCGTTTCGGAGCCGGTGAAGTGGGAGACGGTGGTCAAGGTGGTGCCTTCGATGGACGCGGTGGTGAAGGTGTTTTGCGTTCACACGGAGCCGAATTTCTCGCTGATGTGGCAGAGGAAGAGGCAGTACAGCTCGAGTAGCAGTGGGTTTATCATCGGAGGAAGGAGGGTCTTGACCAATGCGCATTCTGTGGAGCACCATACCCAGGTGAAGTTGAAGAAGCGGGGTTCGGATACTAAGTACTTGGCTACTGTGTTGGCTATTGGGACTGAATGTGATATTG CGTTGTTGACAGTGAGTGATGATGAGTTTTGGGAAGGAGTTTCACCTGTGGAGTTTGGAGATCTGCCTGCACTCCAAGATGCTGTAACTGTAGTGGGCTACCCAATTGGGGGTGACACAATCTCTGTGACTAGTGGTGTAGTGTCACGCATTGAGATACTTTCTTATGTTCATGGATCAACAGAACTTCTCGGACTCCAG ATAGATGCTGCAATAAACTCTGGAAATTCTGGTGGGCCAGCTTTTAATGATAAGGGAAAGTGTGTGGGTATTGCATTTCAGTCTCTTAAGCATGAAGATGTGGAGAACATTGGTTATGTCATACCAACACCAGTTATTGAGCACTTCATTAAAGATTATGAGAAGAATGGGGCATATACAG GGTTCCCAATTCTTGGAGTTGAGTGGCAGAAGATGGAAAATCCTGATCTACGCATAGCAATGGGGATGGAATCTGATCAGAAGGGTGTCCGTATCAGAAGAATTGAACCTACAGCTCCTGAATCTCAGGTTCTGAAGCCATCTGATGTTATCCTTAGCTTTGATGGGATTAATATTGCTAATGACGGAACAG tTCCATTTAGGCAAGGAGAGCGCATTGGTTTTAGTTATCTTGTATCTCAGAAATACACTGGGGATTATGCCTTGGTAAAAGTTCTCCGTGATTCCAAGGTACTTGAATTCAACATAAAGCTCGCTACTCACAAGCGGCTCATCCCAGCACACATCAGGGGCAGACCTCCTTCTTATTACATTATTGCTGGATTTGTTTTCACCTCTGTATCTGTTCCATATCTGCGTTCTGAG TATGGAAAGGATTATGAATTTGATGCTCCAGTCAAACTGCTGGACAAGCATCTGCATGCAATGGCTGAATCGGTAGATGAACAACTCGTTGTTATTTCTCAG GTTCTTGTTGCTGACATTAATATTGGGTATGAGGATATCGTTAATACTCAG GTTCATGCTTTCAATGGTAAACCTGTGAAGAATCTTAAGAGCTTGGCAAGCATGGTCGAGAGCTGCGAGGAAGAATATCTCAAGTTTGAACTAGAGTACCAacag ATAGTTGTCCTACAGACCAAGACTGCCAAGGCTGCAACTTTAGATATTCTGGCAACACATTGCATACCTTCTGCCATGTCTGATGACCTCAAGATTGACTCAAGATTGTAG